TATGTAATATGGATCTTCCCATGCAACTGATAAATTGTGCTAACAAAAGAATTACAGGCTGAGTAAAAAACACAAGTTTCAATTAGAAGCTGGTAACAGGGAGAGATCTACACAAAAGGAGTAACCTCAAAACTTGTACATCACAAGGCAGGGGTCCCCATATCATCTTCAGAGAAAAGCTCAGGACTCAGGGCATAAGGCAAAACTCATCATGGTGGTCATGATGAGGCGGGTCAGTGCTAACCGCCCGCAGGCTGTGGCTCAGCTGCCTTTCCCTTAGCTTCTCCATGAGCTGTCTCACATCATCCCCAAACCTCTGTACATTCTCCTCTCTCATCCTTCCCTGGGGCTCCCCAACCCTCTGCATCAGGTCCCATCTATAGTGAGCGATGGGCTGCCGAACCCGGAACCGCCTGCGACCTCCTCTAGGTGCACAGTTTTTGCCAGCCTCGGAAGTCAGGGCCACAGCTGGCTCCCTTCTGATGGTATCTTGcggcttttcttccttcttctccttttcctgatGGTCATTCTCCATGTTGAGATTTTTTACTCCTTGATCTTTGGACTCCATTACTCCTgagaagcaagagaaggaaaagatttCTTCGTGGATTGATCACCAACTAGGACATGAGTCTCTGCTTTGCACCTTTCAAAATTCATTTTCCCCATCTGAAAGGTCTGTAGCTCTCTAGAGGGCTCAAATCCGGCCCACCTCTCCCCAAAGCCCACCGTGTTTCCTGCAGATACATCTGATGCATCTGCGTCATCAAAATGGAAGAATAGAATGGGAGGGATGAATCCGGTAAAGGGGTGCAAGCAGGGATCTGACATACCCAGCTCTGCGCAcgttccctctccccctctcagtgcccagccctgcccctgcACCTACCTGGGCCTATCCTTGCCTTCTGCTCTTCCTAGAGATGCTCACCACCAGGTGCGCCGCGAGGCTTCTGCTTCTCAGACCTGNGNTCAACCCAGAAggatgggtgagtaggtgggaggGAGGACCTGTGGCGCCGTCCCGAGCGCCACCGCCCAGGCTCTTCCCGCCGCCTCGGccgcccccacccctccccgccGACCACCCCTGGGTTCCCCGACGCAGGGATGCCGGGGTCTATGGGAAGCTGTCGCGGGGCGCATGCTCCTACTCCCCCGAGGGTCTCCGTCCGGGCCCGCCGCCCCCTCCCTGTCCGGCCTCGCCACTGCGCACACGGGGACGGCCACCTGCAGCCTCGGCCTGCGCCTTGACGGCCGACGGCCGGGGTGGCGGCCACGGGACCCCGACGACGGGCTCCGCGGGTCCGGGCCGCTGTCCCCCTCACCTGCGCcgctcttcctcctgctgctttCCGCGCCGCCNGGGCCCGCGCGCTCTGCGCCACCAGGAGCTGCGCCACCAGGAACAGGTGCCTCCGTTAGGGATGGCGGGCTGGAGAGAGTGAGCGAGGGCAGGTCCGAGACCCAGAGAGGGGTGTGAGCCTGCGTGGGCTAGTCACGTGCCACTTGCGTCAGCAGCCAAAGCTCCGCCCccggccccagccccagcccctcttCCCGCCCCTAGTGTCTTGCTGTGCAAAGTTCAGGTCCCTTCTTCACCTCTGGGTCCCTTTAATGTCTCCAGCTTGGGCCCTGTCTGTCTGAGCCATGGGCATTTCATGGCCTGACAAAAAGAAAGGCAGTGGGTGCTCTGTGGACTGCTGGCCATTCCCAGTTCTCTGGGGGATtgattttcccctccctctctgttcccAGGTTGtgcctccttccttctgctgtcccctcagcttttcatttttacttcccTAAAATATGTGGGAAAAGTTAGTCAAGAAGTGGGCTTGTGCAGATTTTAAAAAgctgcctccctctgtccctccctccccctcctctcttctcagttcctccttcactctttcttggagacagggtttctctgtgcagtcctggctgttctggaacaccctctgtagttcaggctggactggaattcagagatccgcccgcctctgcctcctgagtggtcgGATTAAAGGCGCTTGCCACTACCAcctgtctgatttttaaaatttcttgatgGATTCCCGTAGTTGTGTTCTTTGGGGGAATCATGAAAagcatgtatctttttttttttttaagatttatttattatatgtaagtacattgtagctattttcagacacatcagaagagggcaccagatctcattgaggatggctgtgaaccaccatgtggttgctgggatttaaactcagaatcttcagaagagcagtcagtgctcttaaccgctgagccatctctccagcccgcataTAGCTCTTATATGCAGTGATAGTAAGGGGGAGAAGGGGCTTTTGATTTGAGAATGGGGAAAgcatggaaggagttggagagaaggGGCTTGGGAAAGGAAAAGTGATGAAAGTATATttgtgttaaaatttttaaaaagaaaaggaatggtgTCTCCTGTTTGTAaaaacccagcactgggagaactgaggcaggaggatttctagtTTAACACTGGCCTAGGCTAGGGAGATcttgtctcattaaaaaaaatagtcttaTTTGAAAAACAGGAttaaatttgggggaaaaaaagccaaccatctgtctctcctgctaagtcattatataaatatagacTCCACAGGCAGCAGCTGCTGTTTTTGGACCTTGGAAAAGGACAGGGCAGCTGATGCTCCCTTTGTGAGGGGCCCCTAGACATGCAAGGCATTTTCATGAGGTGAGCCAGAATTTACTGTGCTATAAAACCTTGTCTGATTTTCAGAATGAAAAGAAACGAACAAATCTCTTTCAGAAAGTTCTGCTTCAAATGGTTCATACGTATTTGCAAGTCAATGAACATGTATTTAAATAATCTTAAGTCATATACAGTAAATCTATTTCAGGACCAGCTTTGGTGGCTCAGAGGGCAGCAGGAGTAGTGAACAGGGAAAGGCGATCCCCCAGAGAATTGGAAATTCAGTGCAGGAAGGTTTCAGGTACACAATTAACcaacaaaatatacttttatttgatattctagTCATGAGCAACTGGAAATTGAAACACAGAAGTATTACTTAAACACTTCATGAGCTTTAaatgtgaaggtttttttttgtttttttgtttgtttgtttgtttttggtttacacagggtttctctgtgtaactgtgattatcctggaactcactttgtagaccagactggcctcgaactcagagatctgcctgcctctgcctcccgagtactaggaataaagatgtgcaccaccaccttcTGGCTAAAGGTGAAATGCTTAGAAGTCAGCTATATACGAAAACTAAAACAATGATGAGAGCATTCAAGACATACAATAACATGTACACGTTTTATTTTTGTACTGTTGGGGATGAAACCTGGGGATTCCTGCATGGTAGGCATCTTACCATTGACCTGCATCCTTGATCCAAGACAGTCACAGTTAAACTgtgtaatttaatatttaatatacttaTCAACAGATAAAGGACTATCAAGATAGAGACTGTTTTCCTCTGCGGAATAAGTTATCTTGTCAGTCATACAAAAATGTTCAGGTGTATATTGTATAGGTTATGTTTGCTTATTCTGGACATCATGGAACAAATCATGTAGAACACACTCCTCTTTACCTGGTAGCTTTCCCTAAGTGTATCTTTTGAGATTCATCTGTCATTGCTTGCGTGAGTAGCTTGTTCTTTCCTTTGATTAGTAACATTAATTTCCATAACACCATCCTGCACTTACTATCCTACTCCCAGAAAATGTGGTCTGGCTTCGTGTTATGATTCCGTAGGATGCATAGTGTTCACAAAGGCAACCTCTTGCTTTCCAGTCTTGTGCTTAGCTGAGTTTTACCCGACTCTCATGAGGACCTGCACAATCTCCAAGTGTCCTTGGGCCTCAGCCATAGATGGTGATATGAGCTAATATAGTCTGTTGGAGTAATTTTTTTGCCTAATAATATTCTTGTCATGGTAAATTATTAAAGCATAAAAATTTCTTGGCCGCAGCAGGGCACTCCTTCCAACTGTTTGGCTTTattcattggtgtgtgtgtgtgtgtgtgtgtgtgtgtgtgtgtttaagtcagaaaacaacttttgggagtcagttctctcgaCCCACCTTGATATCAAACCCACCAGGATatcaaactgaggtcatcagactTAGCAGCAATTTCctttttaaccattgagccacctcacTCAGCCATagtttagtttcttttaaaaattgtcaagCTGTCAGAAAGATATAaatttgttccttctttttataGGACCATATAATGGCAATTTTCTATTCTTATAAATGTTCAAAGTATTTGATATAGTTACTCCAATTTTTTACATCctgtttacagaaaaaaaatatctaaatatctggAAAGATTTGTGGATACTAATATGTGTTTCAGGGAGAATGGAAATACAGTtctgttggtagagtgtttgcctgctGTGTACAAAGTCCTGGGCTCAGTCTCCAACACCATATAAAACTGATTGTAGTTGCACACGTTTagaactccagcactcaggagataaacGCAGGAAGTATCAAGTGTTTAAGAATGTGTTTGGCTAGCTGGGCagtggcggcgcatgcctttaatcccagcacttgggaggcagaggcaggcggatttctgagttcgaggtcagcctggtctacagagtgagttccaggacagccagaggtacacagagaaaccctgtctcgaagaaaaaaaaaatgtctttgccCATATAATGGGTTTGAGGTTATCATGGGTTACATGaggcattttctttaaagaaaacccACATATTTTAGTAATACAAATGCAAGAAAAACAGACTAGAATATATCCAAACAGATTAGTGGGTTTATATAAATTATTAcctttaatataatttttctacaAAGCAACAGAAAGTATACCATATAGGAGAATTTAATGAAGTAGTATTAGGTAAGGAAATATAAGGCAAATTATCACCATGGATAATTAGCAGCCATGGCTAAAAGTAGTGTCCCCTGAACTCTGGCAAAGTTGATGATCTGGAATACATctacatacaaataatataacaaaaGCACAAAACTTTCTCCATTTGTGTTTAATATTGACCAGGAGAA
This window of the Mus pahari chromosome X, PAHARI_EIJ_v1.1, whole genome shotgun sequence genome carries:
- the LOC110313907 gene encoding protein BEX1, coding for MESKDQGVKNLNMENDHQEKEKKEEKPQDTIRREPAVALTSEAGKNCAPRGGRRRFRVRQPIAHYRWDLMQRVGEPQGRMREENVQRFGDDVRQLMEKLRERQLSHSLRAVSTDPPHHDHHDEFCLMP